The DNA window TAGCGGGCAAAATGATTAGGCTTTGAACTTACCGGCATGGGTGAGAGAACCTTCACAGCATTCTTGATCTGCTCTTCCGTCTCAATGGCTTCCAAAAAGCCCATGTCAGCGCCGCATTCTCGCGCTGCAACAAGCTGCAATAGATTTTCAGCCATGCTGTAAATTGTCAGGGGCTGTTGAGTATCAAACATACTCTCTCAAGGGCAGCTTCGTATCCTTCAACAGCCAATGAGTCCGTCCTCGCAATAATGAGAATGTCACTGCCGCCATAGATTGAATCCCGTCCGATAACACAAGCGCGAATCCTTGACTTCCAGGTTCTATCAGCACAAAAAAAGGTGTGTTAGTACCAAAAGCTCGTTCGACAAAGTCCAAGCCAAAGTCTCCCAGCTGAGAACCTACTCAATGTCCACGACCTCCTTGCCCTTCAAGTGACCACATCGCTTATTTGACACTTGATCCTCAATGTGAAATCCGGCAACTCCGCACGAGTCATACGTCTGTACCATGCGAGCGATGTTTGGCGGCGACCCAAATCCAACGTCCGCGTCAGCGATGAGCGGGATCCGAGGGTCGATATTGGCGATCATCTGTGCATTCTGTGCAAAGTCGTTCAGCGATGCGAATGCGAGATCTGCTCTTCCCAGACGCGCCGCTGTAGTCATAGAGCCGCC is part of the Penicillium psychrofluorescens genome assembly, chromosome: 4 genome and encodes:
- a CDS encoding uncharacterized protein (ID:PFLUO_006131-T1.cds;~source:funannotate), which codes for MGDNTGNSTATEHYMKPATRLRKLLSQPGVCIQAPGVYDGICARLAIEQGFQVMYQGGSMTTAARLGRADLAFASLNDFAQNAQMIANIDPRIPLIADADVGFGSPPNIARMVQTYDSCGVAGFHIEDQVSNKRCGHLKGKEVVDIETWKSRIRACVIGRDSIYGGSDILIIARTDSLAVEGYEAALERLVAARECGADMGFLEAIETEEQIKNAVKVLSPMPLMVNLVSNGKTPWFPPEQLGEWGVKLAIYPGAAGKSVLHTIRRAYKYLMETGKDDAAAQGLDPKGFFDVMGLQREMEIDRLAGGVSFANGA